In Raphanus sativus cultivar WK10039 chromosome 5, ASM80110v3, whole genome shotgun sequence, the following proteins share a genomic window:
- the LOC108856478 gene encoding uncharacterized protein LOC108856478 — MTTIVPTSEEDPFLAVVRFTSQLAWADAGPEAAEPEITRLCREAEESIVAGKWLELASLMVTSAELVSSKISEKDLECTYTIICSLVKNANSTDDVLEMVKAISSKVVQQPTDKASLRLKILFNLYNLLDHPYARFQVYMKALTLAVEGKVAEYIVPSFKKIDNFLKEWNIDTKDQRQLFLAIANVLRENKSLVKESLNFSTKYLATFSTEDALDEAKEEAVRAVIEFVKASSIFQCDLLDLPAVAQLEKDAKYAPVYQLLKIFLTQRLNAYLEFQSANAECLQSYGLVDEDCVTKMRLLSLVDLASDESGKIPYVSIKDTLQVKEEEVELWIVKAITAKLIDCKMDQMNQVVIVSRCSEREFGSKQWQSLRTKLATWRDNIGNVISTIESNKVTEEGSQASSSAAAIQGVR, encoded by the exons ATGACGACGATTGTTCCCACTTCCGAAGAAGATCCGTTTCTCGCCGTCGTCCGATTCACTTCCCAGCTCGCCTGGGCTGATGCTGGTCCCGAG GCTGCAGAGCCAGAAATCACCAGGCTATGTAGGGAGGCTGAGGAGTCTATTGTAGCAGGAAAGTGGTTGGAGTTAGCTTCGTTAATGGTCACTTCTGCTGAATTGGTATCTTCCAAGATCTCTGAGAAAG ATCTTGAGTGTACCTACACCATCATTTGCAGCCTTGTCAAGAATGCGAATAGCACCGATGATGTTCTTGAAATGGTGAAAGCTATCTCTTCTAAGGTTGTTCAGCAACCGACTGACAAAGCTTCACTTCGCTTGAAGAT CCTCTTCAATCTCTATAACCTTCTGGACCACCCGTATGCTCGTTTCCAAGTCTACATGAAAGCTCTTACACTGGCTGTTGAAGGGAAGGTTGCTGAGTACATAGTTCCTTCTTTTAAGAAGATTGACAACTTCTTGAAAGAGTGGAACATTGACACTAAAGATCAGAGGCAACTCTTCCTTGCTATTGCTAATGTGCTGAGAGAAAACAAAAG CTTGGTGAAAGAATCTCTTAACTTCTCGACGAAGTATCTAGCGACTTTCTCCACTGAGGATGCTCTTGATGAAGCTAAGGAGGAGGCTGTGCGTGCAGTTATTGAGTTTGTCAAGGCTTCCAGCATCTTCCAG TGTGATTTGTTGGACTTGCCAGCCGTAGCACAGTTAGAGAAGGATGCTAAGTATGCACCTGTTTACCAGCTACTTAAGATCTTTCTTACTCAGAGGCTGAATGCTTACTTGGAGTTCCAATCTGCAAATGCTGAATGTCTGCAAAGCTATG GACTTGTCGATGAAGATTGTGTAACGAAGATGAGATTGTTGTCACTAGTTGACTTAGCGTCAGATGAATCTGGCAAAATACCTTACGTCTCAATCAAAGACACTCTACAG GTAAAGGAAGAGGAGGTTGAACTGTGGATCGTGAAGGCGATAACTGCGAAGCTGATCGATTGTAAGATGGATCAGATGAACCAAGTTGTCATTGTCAG CCGCTGTTCCGAGCGTGAATTTGGGTCAAAGCAATGGCAATCACTACGAACTAAGCTCGCGACTTGGCGG GATAACATTGGAAACGTCATAAGTACAATCGAGTCAAACAAGGTAACCGAGGAAGGTTCTCAGGCATCATCATCTGCTGCAGCAATTCAAGGGGTCCGTTGA